Proteins encoded in a region of the Flavobacteriales bacterium genome:
- the bioD gene encoding dethiobiotin synthase, with amino-acid sequence MRYFVTGIGTEIGKTLTSSILVEALEADYWKPIQSGELENSDTLKVKALISNNKSQFHQESYRLKAAMSPHAAAQRENIEIQTANCTLPQTQNRLIIEGAGGLHVPLNDTDCIIDLIAQFKAETILVSQHYLGSINHTLLSVEALENRELKIKGIIFNGDENKDTENIILSKTGLKLLGRIPQIDKIDKNSVKTIAQQFKHIK; translated from the coding sequence ATGAGGTATTTTGTAACAGGCATAGGAACAGAAATAGGCAAAACCTTAACTTCATCCATATTAGTCGAAGCTTTAGAAGCCGATTATTGGAAACCCATACAATCTGGTGAATTAGAAAATAGTGACACTCTAAAAGTAAAAGCCCTCATCTCCAATAACAAAAGCCAATTTCACCAAGAAAGTTATCGGCTTAAGGCAGCCATGTCACCACACGCTGCAGCCCAAAGAGAAAACATTGAAATTCAAACGGCTAATTGCACACTTCCTCAAACACAAAATCGATTAATTATTGAAGGAGCTGGTGGCTTACACGTTCCACTTAATGACACCGATTGTATTATCGATTTAATTGCTCAATTTAAAGCGGAAACCATATTAGTAAGTCAGCATTATTTGGGTAGTATCAACCACACTTTATTGAGTGTGGAAGCCCTAGAAAACAGAGAGCTAAAAATAAAGGGCATCATCTTTAATGGTGACGAAAACAAAGACACTGAAAATATTATTTTGTCTAAAACAGGACTTAAGCTTTTGGGGAGAATTCCGCAAATAGATAAAATAGATAAAAACAGTGTTAAAACAATTGCTCAACAGTTTAAACACATCAAGTAA
- the bioA gene encoding adenosylmethionine--8-amino-7-oxononanoate transaminase — MSISKDDKQYIWHPFTQMKTAENPIPIVKGKGTLLIDENGKTYIDAISSWWVNLHGHANPYIAQKVNEQMSDLEHVMFAGFTHQAATNLCSKLSTYLPQNQKKFFFSGDGSSAVEIALKMSIQYWKNKGLKRYRILALEGGYHGETFGAMSAGAKSIFSAPFENYLFKVEHLPFPSDEEATLSALKEQLKSGEVACFIFEPLVQGASGMQMYSATTLDKMIALCKEYEVLCIADEVMTGFGRTGTYFACNQLTESPDLMCLSKSLSGGTLPLSLTTCSQDIYDSFLGDDLSTAFLHGHSFTGNPIGCAAAIASLELLEKEKCQKKIQHIATKHHEFAHKISQHSKVKNVRQCGTILAMDIVSDKKGYSSNVKQLLYQYFIDKGVLLRPLGNVLYILPPYCITDQELNTVYNSIFEALEKVE; from the coding sequence ATGAGCATTTCTAAAGATGATAAACAATACATTTGGCACCCTTTCACACAGATGAAAACGGCCGAAAACCCTATTCCCATAGTTAAAGGAAAAGGCACACTACTTATAGATGAAAATGGCAAAACTTACATTGATGCTATTTCCTCTTGGTGGGTAAATTTACACGGACATGCCAACCCCTATATTGCTCAAAAAGTTAACGAACAAATGAGCGACTTGGAGCACGTTATGTTTGCGGGGTTCACTCATCAGGCAGCCACAAACTTATGTTCTAAACTGAGCACCTACCTACCTCAAAATCAAAAGAAGTTTTTCTTTTCCGGAGACGGCTCTTCAGCCGTAGAGATTGCCCTAAAGATGAGCATACAATATTGGAAAAATAAAGGCTTGAAACGTTATCGTATTTTGGCACTAGAGGGTGGATATCATGGCGAAACTTTTGGTGCTATGTCAGCAGGAGCTAAAAGCATATTTTCTGCACCATTTGAAAATTACTTATTTAAGGTAGAACACCTACCCTTTCCATCCGATGAAGAGGCTACGCTTTCAGCACTAAAAGAACAATTGAAAAGCGGAGAAGTAGCCTGTTTTATCTTTGAACCCTTAGTTCAAGGCGCATCAGGGATGCAAATGTATTCAGCCACAACACTTGACAAAATGATAGCCTTATGTAAAGAATATGAGGTTTTGTGTATTGCCGATGAAGTAATGACTGGATTCGGGAGAACAGGAACTTATTTTGCTTGCAATCAATTGACTGAAAGTCCTGACTTAATGTGTCTATCTAAGAGTTTATCAGGGGGAACCCTACCATTATCATTAACCACTTGCAGTCAAGATATTTACGATTCATTTTTAGGGGACGACCTCAGTACAGCATTTCTTCATGGTCATTCTTTCACAGGCAACCCTATTGGTTGTGCTGCTGCCATTGCTAGTTTAGAATTATTAGAAAAAGAAAAATGTCAGAAGAAAATCCAACACATTGCTACTAAGCATCATGAATTTGCTCATAAAATTTCCCAACATTCGAAGGTCAAAAATGTCAGGCAATGCGGTACAATTTTAGCTATGGATATTGTAAGTGATAAAAAAGGATATTCCAGTAATGTTAAGCAATTGCTCTACCAGTATTTTATTGATAAAGGTGTGCTACTGCGTCCACTAGGAAATGTGCTTTATATCTTACCTCCATACTGCATTACTGACCAAGAACTTAACACCGTTTATAATAGCATTTTTGAGGCCTTAGAAAAGGTCGAATAG
- a CDS encoding pyridoxal phosphate-dependent aminotransferase family protein: MFEDKLKNKLSEREKNNSLRQLSITSGLVDFCSNDYLGFAQKQNPNQQAMGSTGSRLISGNTPLHLLLEKEIAKCHQTEAALIFNSGYDANLGFFSCIPQKEDTVIYDQLCHASIRDGIRLGLARSFAFQHNDTIQLQEKLKQATGQAFVVVESIYSMDGDHSPLEKIASICKTYDAKLIVDEAHAFGIFGDKGQGLCQNIDTFARIYTYGKALGSHGAAIVGSQLLHDYLLNFSRPFIYTTALPPHAIERISWAYQNIENTEERKKLKQNIAYFKANCKNTKLIESNSAIQCVLIGGNSPTKKAAIQLSKHHLDVRPILHPTVAIGQERLRICLHSFNTKEEIYNLCQQINSFQ; encoded by the coding sequence ATGTTCGAGGACAAATTAAAAAATAAATTATCTGAAAGAGAGAAAAACAACTCTCTTCGTCAGCTAAGCATAACTTCTGGCTTGGTCGATTTTTGTTCTAACGACTACTTAGGATTTGCCCAAAAACAAAACCCTAATCAACAAGCGATGGGCAGTACTGGTAGCCGACTGATAAGCGGAAACACCCCATTGCACCTTTTACTAGAAAAAGAAATTGCAAAATGCCACCAAACAGAAGCGGCATTAATCTTCAATTCAGGATACGATGCTAATTTGGGCTTTTTCTCTTGTATTCCTCAAAAAGAAGATACTGTAATCTACGACCAACTGTGCCATGCCTCCATACGTGATGGCATACGATTAGGACTAGCACGTAGTTTTGCCTTCCAACACAACGATACAATTCAGCTACAAGAAAAATTAAAACAAGCTACTGGACAAGCCTTTGTAGTGGTTGAAAGTATATACTCAATGGATGGCGATCATTCACCTCTAGAAAAAATAGCTTCAATTTGTAAAACATACGACGCAAAACTCATTGTTGATGAGGCACACGCTTTTGGTATTTTTGGAGACAAAGGTCAGGGCTTATGCCAAAATATAGACACTTTTGCTCGTATATACACCTATGGAAAAGCATTAGGAAGTCATGGCGCCGCTATTGTAGGCAGTCAGTTATTACACGATTACCTACTCAATTTTTCTAGACCATTCATTTATACAACCGCCTTGCCCCCTCACGCTATAGAACGCATTAGCTGGGCATATCAAAATATTGAAAACACAGAAGAAAGAAAAAAACTAAAACAAAACATAGCATACTTTAAAGCGAATTGTAAAAACACTAAGCTTATAGAAAGTAATTCGGCAATACAATGCGTTCTTATTGGCGGTAATAGCCCTACTAAAAAAGCCGCTATACAATTATCAAAACACCATTTAGACGTACGACCCATACTACACCCAACCGTAGCTATCGGTCAAGAGCGTTTAAGAATTTGTCTTCATTCTTTCAATACTAAAGAAGAAATTTATAACCTTTGCCAACAAATCAATTCATTTCAATGA
- a CDS encoding beta-ketoacyl synthase N-terminal-like domain-containing protein: MQPILIIAKASVSALGHERERIWAQYQSKESALTICCFNDRDTPTGKLNAETEKKLLQLRQENNHYRRLDKSVLLGIMAGRQALSESHWNNLSEVGINMGSSRGATQLFEKYHKHFIESPNDRMSPLVSPTTTLGNIASWLAFDLGTKGATLSHSITCSTALHSILNACVWIKSGMSQRFIAGGSEAPLSDFTIAQMRGIGIYSKKTNDWPCSPLRISKQSNTMVLGEGSAVFCLEKDKGQKSLAKIIGLGYATEKIEHPASLSADAQCMQKSMLMALKDSGLKTVDAIIMHAPGTLQGDKAEIQAIQNIFGEKTPHLISTKHQSGHTFGASGGISLDLAIEMLQKEELISFPYETEVEQKQKAPKSILVNAVGFGGNAVSIIVQKAD; this comes from the coding sequence ATGCAACCTATACTGATAATAGCAAAAGCAAGTGTGTCAGCACTTGGGCACGAAAGAGAACGTATTTGGGCTCAATATCAGAGTAAAGAATCGGCCTTAACCATTTGTTGTTTTAACGATAGAGATACGCCAACAGGCAAATTAAATGCCGAAACAGAAAAGAAATTACTCCAGCTAAGACAAGAAAATAATCATTACAGAAGGTTAGATAAAAGTGTTTTATTGGGCATAATGGCAGGTCGTCAAGCCTTATCAGAAAGTCATTGGAACAATTTATCTGAGGTTGGTATAAATATGGGCTCATCAAGAGGCGCTACTCAACTTTTTGAAAAATATCACAAACACTTCATCGAGTCACCCAACGATAGAATGTCACCATTAGTATCGCCCACTACAACATTAGGAAATATTGCCTCTTGGCTAGCATTCGATTTAGGCACAAAGGGAGCGACTCTTTCTCATTCCATCACTTGCAGTACAGCATTACACTCTATACTTAACGCTTGTGTTTGGATAAAAAGCGGAATGAGTCAACGCTTCATTGCTGGTGGTAGCGAAGCACCACTTAGCGACTTTACTATTGCTCAAATGCGGGGCATAGGTATATATTCAAAGAAGACTAACGATTGGCCTTGTTCTCCACTCAGAATAAGCAAACAATCGAATACTATGGTGCTTGGCGAGGGCTCTGCCGTTTTTTGTTTAGAGAAAGATAAAGGTCAGAAGAGTCTAGCTAAAATCATTGGATTAGGCTATGCCACAGAGAAGATAGAACACCCCGCCTCATTATCTGCAGACGCTCAATGTATGCAAAAAAGTATGCTAATGGCACTAAAAGATAGTGGATTAAAGACAGTAGATGCTATAATAATGCACGCTCCCGGCACACTTCAAGGGGATAAGGCAGAAATACAAGCCATACAAAACATTTTTGGAGAAAAAACACCTCACCTTATAAGCACCAAACACCAAAGCGGTCATACTTTTGGGGCATCTGGCGGCATAAGTTTAGATTTAGCAATAGAAATGCTACAAAAAGAAGAACTGATTTCTTTCCCTTACGAAACGGAAGTAGAACAGAAACAAAAAGCACCAAAAAGCATTTTGGTTAATGCTGTTGGATTTGGTGGAAATGCAGTCAGTATTATAGTTCAAAAAGCAGATTAA
- the atpD gene encoding F0F1 ATP synthase subunit beta, translated as MSQNKGKISQIIGPVVDVTFENNEAGLPDIYDSLEITKDNGVKLVLECQQHIGEDTVRAISMDSTDGLKRGVEVVATGAPIKMPAGEHIKGRVFNVIGEAIDGMENLDRENGLPIHREAPKFEDLSTSTEVLYTGIKVIDLIEPYAKGGKIGLFGGAGVGKTVLIQELINNIAKGHGGLSVFAGVGERTREGNDLLREMLESGIIDYGPDFLHSMEEGGWDLSKVDASKMGDSKASFVFGQMNEPPGARARVALSGLTLAEYFRDGDGKGKGRDVLFFVDNIFRFTQAGSEVSALLGRMPSAVGYQPTLATEMGTMQERITSTKNGSITSVQAVYVPADDLTDPAPATTFAHLDATTVLSRKIAELGIYPAVDPLDSTSRILSPDVVGDEHYDCAQKVKMLLQRYKELQDIIAILGMEELSDEDKLAVSRARRVQRFLSQPFHVAEQFTGLKGVLVDIQDTIKGFNMIMDGEMDQYPEAAFNLVGTIEEAKEKGEKMLAEAK; from the coding sequence ATGTCACAGAATAAAGGTAAAATTTCACAAATCATCGGACCAGTTGTCGATGTTACTTTCGAAAACAACGAAGCAGGATTACCAGATATTTATGATTCTCTAGAGATAACTAAAGATAATGGTGTAAAATTAGTCCTAGAATGTCAACAACACATTGGAGAAGATACAGTTCGTGCCATTTCCATGGATTCTACTGACGGATTAAAAAGAGGCGTTGAAGTAGTCGCTACAGGCGCACCAATTAAAATGCCTGCTGGTGAGCATATCAAAGGACGTGTATTTAACGTAATTGGTGAAGCTATTGACGGTATGGAAAATTTAGACCGTGAGAATGGACTTCCTATTCACCGTGAAGCACCAAAATTTGAAGACTTATCTACTTCAACAGAAGTATTATACACTGGTATCAAAGTTATTGACCTTATCGAGCCTTATGCAAAAGGTGGTAAGATTGGTTTGTTTGGTGGTGCTGGTGTAGGTAAAACAGTACTTATTCAGGAGTTAATTAATAACATCGCCAAAGGACACGGTGGTTTATCTGTATTTGCTGGTGTAGGTGAAAGAACTCGTGAAGGAAACGATTTATTAAGAGAGATGTTAGAGTCTGGTATTATTGATTACGGCCCAGATTTCTTGCACTCTATGGAAGAAGGCGGATGGGATTTATCTAAAGTAGATGCCTCTAAAATGGGCGACTCTAAAGCGTCTTTCGTATTCGGTCAGATGAACGAACCTCCAGGGGCTCGTGCTCGTGTGGCTTTATCAGGACTAACATTAGCGGAATACTTCCGTGATGGTGATGGAAAAGGAAAAGGTCGTGATGTATTATTCTTCGTTGACAATATTTTCCGATTTACTCAAGCTGGTTCTGAGGTATCAGCACTTCTAGGTCGTATGCCATCAGCAGTAGGTTATCAGCCAACTCTAGCAACAGAGATGGGAACGATGCAAGAGCGTATTACTTCCACTAAAAACGGCTCTATTACATCTGTACAAGCAGTATATGTACCTGCCGATGACTTGACAGACCCTGCACCTGCAACAACATTTGCTCACTTGGATGCAACGACAGTACTTTCAAGAAAAATTGCTGAGCTTGGTATCTATCCTGCGGTAGATCCATTAGATTCTACATCAAGAATTCTATCTCCAGATGTAGTAGGTGATGAGCACTACGATTGTGCCCAAAAAGTAAAAATGCTTTTACAGCGTTACAAAGAGTTACAAGATATTATCGCTATTCTTGGTATGGAAGAATTATCTGACGAAGATAAATTGGCTGTATCTAGAGCTAGACGTGTACAACGTTTCTTATCTCAACCATTCCACGTAGCAGAGCAGTTTACTGGTCTTAAAGGTGTATTGGTAGATATACAAGACACGATAAAAGGTTTCAACATGATTATGGACGGTGAAATGGATCAATATCCTGAAGCTGCCTTCAACCTAGTTGGAACTATTGAAGAAGCTAAAGAAAAAGGTGAAAAAATGTTAGCAGAAGCTAAATAA
- the atpC gene encoding ATP synthase F1 subunit epsilon — protein sequence MQLEIITPEHKVFEGQVSSVQLPGVDGKFEILNNHAPIISTLTKGNVRVIDTNNNTELFEINGGVIEMQNNKIIVLAE from the coding sequence ATGCAATTAGAAATTATCACACCTGAACACAAAGTATTTGAAGGGCAAGTAAGCTCCGTTCAACTTCCAGGAGTTGATGGTAAGTTTGAAATTTTGAACAACCATGCTCCTATCATTTCTACTTTAACAAAAGGCAATGTTCGAGTTATTGACACTAACAACAATACTGAACTTTTTGAAATCAATGGTGGTGTAATTGAAATGCAAAACAATAAGATTATTGTTCTTGCTGAATAA
- a CDS encoding bifunctional riboflavin kinase/FAD synthetase, producing MKVYHSISEFKNVSRPILTTGTFDGVHFGHKIIIDRLKEIAQKQKGETVLLTFSPHPRMVLFPEDHQLQLINTMEEKIKLLEEAGIEHLIIHPFTKAFSRTTSMQFVRDIIVNQLHTHKLVIGYNHHFGRNREGSFEHLKEYAPLYGFEVEEISAQLIDDVSISSTKIRKALLSGNVSKASEYLGYNYSFQGRVVEGKKIGRTIGFPTANLSISDETKLIPKDGVYAVNVEVKGQLHNGMMNIGNNPTVKGNQQSVEVHIFDFDSSIYDQLLRVYFVCRLRDEILFENLDDLQNQLQLDKAKGLEVLR from the coding sequence TTGAAGGTATATCATTCCATTTCTGAGTTCAAAAATGTAAGTCGTCCTATCCTAACTACAGGTACTTTTGATGGTGTTCATTTTGGTCATAAAATCATTATTGATCGCCTAAAAGAGATTGCTCAAAAACAAAAGGGAGAAACGGTTTTGCTGACTTTTTCTCCGCACCCTCGAATGGTTCTTTTTCCTGAAGATCATCAGCTTCAGTTGATTAATACTATGGAAGAAAAAATTAAACTGCTGGAAGAAGCGGGAATAGAGCACTTAATTATACATCCATTTACTAAAGCATTCTCACGTACAACCTCTATGCAATTTGTAAGGGATATTATTGTTAACCAATTGCATACCCACAAGCTCGTTATTGGCTATAATCACCATTTCGGAAGAAATAGAGAAGGCTCTTTTGAACACCTTAAAGAATACGCTCCTTTGTATGGCTTTGAAGTGGAAGAAATATCGGCCCAGCTAATCGATGATGTTAGTATCAGTTCTACCAAAATTCGCAAGGCTCTTTTGTCTGGAAATGTTTCAAAAGCATCTGAGTATTTGGGTTATAATTATTCTTTTCAAGGGCGAGTTGTGGAAGGCAAAAAAATAGGAAGAACTATTGGTTTTCCAACCGCTAATCTTTCTATTTCTGATGAAACTAAGTTGATACCTAAAGATGGTGTTTATGCCGTTAATGTTGAGGTCAAAGGGCAATTGCACAATGGAATGATGAATATTGGAAACAACCCTACCGTAAAAGGAAATCAACAAAGTGTTGAAGTTCATATTTTTGACTTTGATTCTAGTATTTACGATCAACTTCTTAGAGTGTATTTCGTTTGTCGTTTGAGAGATGAAATCCTTTTTGAAAATCTTGATGACTTACAAAATCAATTGCAATTAGATAAGGCTAAAGGTCTAGAGGTTTTGAGATAG